AAATAAAACAAAAGAACTCCGACAATAGTCGGAGTTCTTTTTAGGTAGTAAGCAATCGATACCAAGACTCTAGTTAGATGAAAGCAATAAAAGAATGGGGTCCACAATTTCCTCTTTTGATAAAGCTCCTTCAATAGAAAAAATCACTTCGTTTTTGTTCACAATCATTAAGGCAGGAAACTTGTCAACCTGGAGGTTCTTATTAAGTTTATGAACGTCGTTGGGTGTGACTACTTTCATTTTACTTACAAGTGTTGGGTATGTTTTTCTTAATTCTAAAATAGCATCATAATAAGAGATTTCTTTTTCATAATGTCCATCATCAGTAAAGAAAACAAGATTAGTACCTTGATCATCAATAATTGGATTGTGTTCATTCGAACAAGAAGTGAACAAAAGGGAAACAAAAAACAATAGTAGGTAATTTTTCTTCATACACTCACCGCACAAGAAGAATGTTTGGAATTTTCAAATCTAGTGTAGCATACTGCTCAGGACATTTTCCCTATGTCACTGTAATGTTACAGAAATGATATATCTGATATCGCCTTGTATTATTATTTTATCCGTAGAAAGGGAATGATGGAAATAAATAAAGGAGATACCGTAGAAAAGAGTGATGGCATGAAAAGTTATGTGGCAGTATTACTTCAAATGATGGTGTGGAGTGGCTATAGTTTAGCTGAATGGCTTTCTTCTCGTGATCATTGGGAATACAATGTAGCGATGTTTGTTATTTTCGTCTTTTTAGCTTTTAGACTGGCGAAGTATATTGTGAAATCTACAAAGGCTTCATTTTTCATTACTGTTGGGACCTTGTCCATCTATTATCTCATTCATTGGGGGCTTCCTTCTTTTACTACAGGTATATAAAAAACTAGGCTACGGATAAGGAATAATCCAAAGCCTAGTTTTTTTCATACAATTTACCTATATTGTTTGGTATAAATCGTAATAAAATATTATAGGATTCTTTGCTTATCTCTCGTATAATAAAAATAGAGATACCAGCTTCTAGAAAAAGAGAAACGGACAACACTATTCCCCTTTTCTAGACGTGATAAATATAGAATTACATAAAAATTTCTACTTAGGGGGAGCAACGATGAAAAGGTTTATGTATCTACTTGTATTTATGGCCTTGTTTATTACTGCCTGTAACAATGAAGAGACACAAGGTACACCAACACCACAACCAGTTGAAGAAGACAATAATACCACTGAAGAACAACCTACCGATATAGGTACCGATATAGATGAGGAAGATTCAAATAAGCAAGAAGATGAGGAAGAAGAAACAGAAGAAGTAGATGGGGAAACAGAGGAACCATCAGAACCCCAATACTATGTCAATACAGTAAACTGGTCGATTAAACCAATTGACTCAGCAAATGAAAAAGTAGTCTTACTTACTATTGATGATGCTCCAGATAAATATGCTGTTGAGATGGCGCATACTTTGAAAGAACTTGATGTTCCAGCCATCTTCTTTGTGAATGGACATTTCATTGATACTCCTGAGGAGCAAGAGAAATTAAAAACCATTTACGAGCTAGGGTTTCATATTGGTAACCACACGTATAACCATCCATTGTTAAGAGATTTACCGGAAGATAAACAAAGAGAAGAAATAGTGAAGCTAAACCAGATGATTGAAGAAGTAATAGGTGAAAAACCTAAGTTCTTTAGGGCCCCTCATGGTGTGAACACAGATATTTCTCATCAAGTTATTGAGGAAGAAGGCATGATTGCCATGAACTGGACATACGGATATGACTGGGAGAAGGATTACCTTGAAAAAGATGCTCTGACTAAGATAATGCTTGAGACACCATATCTAAATGATGGGGCAAATCTACTGATGCATGATAGAAGTTGGACTAATGAGGCCCTTAAAGGAATTGTAGAAGGCCTTAGGGAGAAAGGGTATGAGTTTGTTGACCCATCACTTATTACAAAAAGAGAAGCAACTGAATAATAAACAAAACCCACTGTAGAACATGCAGTGGGTTTTTACTTGATATAAAAATATGTGAATTTTACATGTTATGACAAAGCTAAAATTGCA
Above is a genomic segment from Bacillus carboniphilus containing:
- a CDS encoding polysaccharide deacetylase family protein; translated protein: MKRFMYLLVFMALFITACNNEETQGTPTPQPVEEDNNTTEEQPTDIGTDIDEEDSNKQEDEEEETEEVDGETEEPSEPQYYVNTVNWSIKPIDSANEKVVLLTIDDAPDKYAVEMAHTLKELDVPAIFFVNGHFIDTPEEQEKLKTIYELGFHIGNHTYNHPLLRDLPEDKQREEIVKLNQMIEEVIGEKPKFFRAPHGVNTDISHQVIEEEGMIAMNWTYGYDWEKDYLEKDALTKIMLETPYLNDGANLLMHDRSWTNEALKGIVEGLREKGYEFVDPSLITKREATE